CGACAATACCGCCAATATCAAAGGCTACGGCGTGGGGTTGTCGTTGGTCGAGCGCATTGCCAAACTCCACGACGGCAGCATTAAAGTTACCTCCTCGATTGATGCACAAACCACATTTTTCTCCCTTATTCTTCCCTACCGTCATTGAATTTTGTTCCTTAACGTGGTTTTCTTCGTTTTCCGATTCTCCATTTTCCTTTCGCCGACTCTTTTAGTGACTTTTTAATTATTCCTTCATACCTTCTTAAGGATTGCGCCCTTTTTTTGTGGTGTCAATACAAACTAATTCACAGCAGTACACCAACGTATCATATTGAATGAAGAGTCGAACATTGCCCGGTTATGGCCACCTGCACAACCGTCAGCACAGGGAGCGAAACCGACGCATGGCCATCATCAGTTTGGTGGCTATGACCGTGACCTTGGTTTTTGTTTGCCTTTATCAATGGGTTGCGCAGCGTGATATGATTGAAACCACCAATCGGGCCCTCTTACGGCAGGACTCACTGGAAGCGGTTAAGTTGTCGCAGGATAAAATCATTTTCTTAATGCAGGACACCATCCATCAATTAAGAGAAATGAATAAGACCCTGAAACAACCCAAGAGTAATTTAAGATAAGCGGAAAATGAAGGTAACATACGATTTGGTGACCGGCAATGGCGAGTGAGCAGTTCTCACTCGTCATTCCTATAATTTGGCAATAACCAACGCTTTTCCCGTCCTCATATTTGCCTTTTTCGGGCCAAAAATTATATTTCTCTAATGGTTCCTTAAGCTGATGTTAAGAGAGCCGAAAGACCTTTGTTTAATTGATTGCCTAAAGTGTTTGCTACACACGAGCGGGAAGATTCCCGCTCGTCGTTTTTCTTATCTTCCAACCCTCCATTTTCATGAACAGCGTTACCGTAATCATCCCTACCCTCAATGAAGGAACCACTATTGCCAATGTTATTCGAAAAGCCCGCAATTGTGTACACGTCGCGGAAGTAATCGTCATTGACGACCAATCGTATGACAATACCGTTGAGGCCGCCATTCTTTCCGGTGCAACAGCCTTTACCAGTACTCAATTGGGAAAAGGGGCTTCCATGCGCGATGGTCTGATGATGGCCAAAACCGACATTATTGTGTACCTGGATGCCGATATCCCTACGTATCCAGAAAATATAGTTGACCTCTTAATTGGACCTATTCTGAAAAACGAAGCCGATTTTGTAAAATCCTACTTTGATCGTCAGGCCGGACGAGTGACCGAGCTGGTGGCCAAGCCGCTGCTCAGCATTTTATTTCCTGCCCTAACGCACTTTAAACAACCGCTCAGCGGTATTATTGCGGGCCGAAAATCATTCTTCCAAAAGATCGATTTTGAAAATGATTATGGCGTTGACATTGGGATATTGCTGGATATGTACCGGCTGGAAACACGCATTGACGAAGTAAGCATCGGAACGGTCGAAAACAAAATGAAACCCTGGCAGGAATTGGGCAAAATGTCGCGCGAGGTAACAAAGGCCATTCTGTCTCGGGCCAACAAAGTCACCGAGCCGTCTATGGAAAACCTTGAAAATATCAACGTGATTCGGCGGGAAATGTCCGATGCCATTAAGGAATCCTTGGTCGGATTGCGTAAAATGGTGGTCTTCGACATGGATAACACTATTTTGCGGTCAAGTTTTATTCATACCGCCGCTGATGCCTTGGGGTTTCGAAAAGAACTTTGGCAGATCGTAGCGGAGCAAACCAATCCCGTAGTTCGGACCAAACAGATTGCCCGTTTACTGCACGGTAAAACATTCGGCGAGATTATCGAAGTCGTAAAATCCATCCCGGTCGTGTCTGATTTCGGGGAAATTGTGATGGAATTAAAACGAAAAGGGTTTATCACGGGTATTATCAGCGACAGTTATACCTGCGTGACCAATCACCTGAAAAATCTGTTTGGGCTGGATTTTACCTTTGCCAATGAGCTTGAATTTTCAAAAAGTGTGGCCACCGGACAGGTGAATATCCCGTCGTATTTTTTCCGACACAGCGCCTCTCCCTGCGGACATGACTTCTGTAAAACCAACGCCCTTTCGTACCTTTCCGACACGTACCATGTGAGCTTTGAAAACATTATGGCCATCGGCGACGGCGAAAATGACATCTGTATGATCCGTAAATCAGGCATTGGGATTGCTTTTTGCACAAAAAATCAAATCCTGGAAAACAGCGCTGACGCAGTGCTCCACAAACCTTATTTCCGCCCTATTTTGCAACTGGTATAGTGACTGCCTCCGGTCTGATTTGGATTAGATCAGACCGGAGGTTTTAAACATAACAATAAAATAAAGCACTAAAAACAAGGCCCCTTCCCAGGTAGAGATGCGTTTATCCTGAGCAAGCAGATAGAAAAAAACCGATGCCGCCACGAGTATCGGCAGCGCGAGCGACAAAATCTGCCCGCCCGCGGTTAAATTTCCAACCCAGCTCGCCACTCCCGGAATAATCAGCAAATTGAAAATGCACGACCCCATTACGTTGCCAATGGCCAACGAGGCTTTCCCCTGCTTTACCGAAAAATAATTAACGGCCAATTCGGGAAGCGTCGTCCCCAGCGACAGTACCGTAAGAGCAATGATGGAAGGAGGAATCGCCAGAATTTCGGCTATTTTGGTAATGCTCAGCACAGTATAATCAGCCCCAAAGTAAATTCCAACCCCGGCCAATCCAAGAATCGGGAGCACTTTCCCCCACGAAGCCGGCTTTTCCGATATTTCTTCAAGTTCGTCTTCATTGCCGGCTTTGAGCAAATACAAGCTGTATATCAGAAAAATGGCAATTAAAAAAGCTCCTTCTTTCCACGTCAGAATGCCATCATGCAGGAACAGATAAAAGACCAACGCCGAGCCGAGCAGGTAATGCAGGTCAATCATCAGGTAGCGTTTTCCCAGATCAATGGTCCGTCGGTTGAGCAGGGCCGTAAAACCCACGATCAGAAAAATATTGGAGATATTGGCCCCGATAAGATTTCCTGCCACAATCTCCGCATGACCCGACGAAATTGACAAAAGAGCAGTGACCAGCTCAGGCAGGGAAGTGCCTATTCCTACAATAAAAATACCCGTTACAAACGCAGGCAGTTTAAGAAGCTGACCGGCTCCTTCGGCGGCATTTGTAAAATAGCGAGCGGCGGTCAGCAAAACGGCCAAACTGCCGATAAACAGTAAAATCCAGTTAATAAGCATAATGAGTTGGGAATGAATAGGTCCGCAAAATCGGTGTTTTTTGCGTCAATAGCGAGTTTTTAACGACTTTTTAAGCTTTCAGTCGTTATTTTAGGGCAGTCTTACTATACTGAATATGATCATTGCCATTGTTACCATTTTCATCGTTGGTTATATCTTAATTACCCTCGAACATTCCATTCATCTCAACAAAACCGCAACCGCCTTATTGACGGGCGTTGTTTGCTGGGCTATCTACGCCCTGGGAACCGTCGATACGCATCATACAGCCGAACAACTTTCTCACCACTTGGCAGACATCGCCGAAATAGCCTTTTTCCTGCTCGGTGCCATGACCATCGTTGAGATCATTGATGCCCATCAGGGCTTTGGGGTCATTACCGAACGGATTCACACCAAAGACACCCGGATGCTGCTGTGGATCATCAGTATCCTTACGTTCTTTCTGTCGGCGGTGCTGGATAACCTTACCACATCCATTGTCATGGTATCGTTGCTGCGCAAGATCATCAAAGACGATGAGATGCGGCGTTTTTTTGCGGGGATTGTTATCATCGCCGCCAACGCGGGCGGGGCTTGGTCGCCGCTGGGGGATGTCACCACAACGATGCTCTGGATCGGCGGGCAAATCTCAGCCGTCAACGTCATGAAAACGCTGTTTATTCCGAGTCTGGTTTCCCTGATTGTGCCGTTACTTTACCTGACCTTCACTCTGAAAGGCTCCATTCAACCGCCCCGAACGTCCAAAAAGGGGTTAGTGGAAAACTTATCTTCTTTCGAGCGTAACCTCATCTTTATCGTTGGGCTGGGCATGTTACTGTTTGTTCCCGTTTTCAAAACCGTCACGCATTTACCTCCTTATATGGGAATTTTGCTGGCCTTAGGCGTCGTATGGGCGGTTTCAGAAATCATTCACTCCCAAAAAGACGAAGAAGACCGCAAACCGTTCACGGCAAGCTACGCCCTGAGCAAAATTGATACCAGCAGTATTCTGTTTTTTATGGGAATTTTACTGGCCATCGGGGTGTTGGAAGTAACCCATGTTCTGAACGATTTGGCCGGTTGGATGAACGACACCATCGGAAATCTGGACGTCATCGTATTTATTATCGGAATCGCTTCGGCGGTCATTGACAATGTGCCTCTGGTGGCCGCCTCCATGGGCATGTATGATTTGGCGACCTATCCGCAGGACCATCGCATTTGGGAATTTTTGGCCTATTGTGCGGGTACGGGCGGCAGTATGCTCATCATCGGCTCGGCGGCCGGGGTAGCGGTCATGGGGATGGAGCGCATCAGCTTTTTCTGGTACCTCAAGCGCATCAGTCTATTGGCATTGATTGGGTACGTAGCAGGCGCATTGGTGTTTTTGTTTGTGTAAGATTGGCTTTACCTTTGGGAATCGAAGCACCGCTTCATTGTGTTTTATCATCAACAAAACCGATTTCCAAATCAATCAGATGCAGGCTATTTTAGAAGCTCTTCGAATTTCAGGCATAAATCACGGAATCAGTACCGGTTTGGCGTCATGGGAAGGTCAGGGCGAAGAACTGTCGTCCTTCTCTCCCGTAGACGGTCAACTCATCGGCAAAGTCCGCGCCGCTTCCCGCGAAGATTACGATACCGTCGTAGGACAGGCGCAGGAAGCCTTCAAAACCTGGCGACTCGTGCCCGCTCCCAAGCGCGGCGATATCGTTCGTCAGATGGGCGATCAACTCCGTAAATACAAAACGGAACTCGGCACCCTTGTCAGTTATGAAATGGGCAAAAGCTTACAGGAAGGACTGGGAGAAGTGCAGGAAATGATCGACATCTGCGATTTTGCCGTCGGGCTGTCGCGCCAATTATACGGTCTCACCATGCACAGCGAGCGCCCGTCGCACCGGATGTATGAGCAGTGGCATCCGCTGGGCATTGTGGGCATTATCTCCGCTTTTAACTTTCCGGTGGCCGTCTGGTCCTGGAACTCCATGATCGCGTGGGTATGCGGGGATGTGTGCGTGTGGAAACCTTCCGAAAAAACGCCGCTGACCGCTATTGCCTGTCAACACATTATTCAGGAAGTACTGAAAGCCAACGATGTTCCGGAAGGAGTCTCGGGATTGGTCGTGGGCGCGCGCGAGGTAGGCGAATGGCTTTCAAACGACGAGCGGGTGCCGTTGGTATCGGCCACCGGCAGCACACGCATGGGCAAAGCCGTAGGGCAGGCCGTAGGTGCACGTCTGGGTCGCAGTCTGTTGGAGCTGGGGGGCAACAACGCCATCATCATTTCACAACACGCCGACTTACCGCTGGCGATCCCGGCCATTGTGTTCGGCGCGGTAGGTACGGCCGGACAACGCTGCACCAGCACCCGTCGCCTCATCATTCACGAAAGCATTTACGAGGACGTTAAACAGCGTTTGATAAAAGCCTACGGACAACTTCGCATCGGCAACCCGCTGGAGGCAGATGTCCACGTGGGGCCGTTGATTGATACCTCAGCGGTGAAAAGCTACCAAACTGCCGTCAACGAAGTACGCATCGCGGGCGGTACGTTTGCGGTGGAGCCGGCCGTGTTGACGGGCGAAGCCTTTGCTTCGGGCTGCTATGTACAGCCCTGCGTGGCGGAAGTGGAAAATCACTGGCCCATAGTGCAGTACGAGACCTTTGCCCCGATCTTATACCTATTGAAATACCATACGATAGAAGAAGCCATTTCCTTACAAAACGCAGTACCGCAAGGCCTCTCTTCCGCCATCTTTACGCTCAATCTGCGGGAATCCGAATTATTTTTGAGTCAGGCGGGGTCGGATTGCGGCATTGCCAACGTCAATATCGGCACCTCCGGCGCGGAAATCGGCGGGGCCTTCGGCGGTGAAAAAGAAACCGGCGGCGGGCGTGAATCAGGCTCCGACGCGTGGAGAGCCTACATGCGCCGACAGACCAATACCATCAACTACGGCACAACGCTGCCGTTGGCCCAAGGCATTAAGTTTGAACTTTAACCCTTCTGTCCCCGTATCTCTGCTTTGTTGTCAATAATTTTCCGGTCTGACGATTTGAAACCGTCAGACCGGAAATGAAATATTTAATAAGTGAAAGAATAGCCTTGAGTAGTCCTATTGGAGTATTTACTTACACATTAGACCGATATTCCAATTTCCTGTTTATGGACACCCCTCAAATCAAATCTATTCTTGAAAAGATAAAAACCGTCAAGGTAGCGGTGTACGGTGACTTCTGTCTGGATGCCTACTGGATCATGGATTCCCGCAAATCGGAAATTTCCATTGAAACCGGTTTACAGGCAGAAGCCGTTGAAAAACATTATTATTCGCCCGGCGGAGCTGCCAATGTCGTGGCCAACCTTTCGGCACTGGAACCGGCCCAAATCACGGTCATCGGCGTGGTAGGCGACGATATTCACGGACGTGAACTGACCGCACAATTGCAAAAACTGGGAGCCGACACACGCTCTTTATTCATTCAAAAAGAACATTTTCAGACCTACGCCTACCTCAAACGATACATTGAGGGCGTAGAAGAGCCACGCATTGATTTCGGCGTTTACAACAAACGCTCGGAAGAAATCAACGCCCGGATCTTAGTCGGTTTAACGAATGCTTTGGAAACCCACGACGCCGTCATTTTTAATCAGCAGGTCGTCGGAAGCATTACCAATGACAGCTTTATTGAAAAAGCCAACGCCCTTTTTGAGCAATACAGCGACAAAATCATCCTGGTAGACTCCCGTCATTTCAATGACCGTTTCTCCAACGTCTATCGTAAAGTAAACGACGTGGAGGCTGCCCACCTCAACGGGGTACAGGTAGAGCCGCGTACCATGCTGCCTCGGGCAACGGTGTTGGAATACGGCCAATCATTGTTTGCTCAATCACAAAAACCCGTGTTCGTCACCTGCGGAGCGAGAGGCATCACTGCTTTTGACGCAGGCGGTTATTACGAACACTTAGGTTTACAGCTCACCGCTCAACTCGACACCGTCGGCGCGGGAGATACCGTTATCAGCGCCATTACGCTGTGCCTTGCGGCGGGAATCAGCCCGAATCATGCGGCTCAATTTGCCAATTTTGCGGCCGCCGTTACGGTCCAAAAACTGTTTATTACCGGCACCGCCAATGGAGAAGAAATCCTCGCCGTCAGCCAAGACCCCAACTATATCTACCAAGCCGACCTGGCCGAAAACCCACGTCAGGCGGTCTATTTGCCCGACTCCGAAACGGAATTGTGCGATCCGTCGGTCTTAGACAAACTCGGTCACATCAAATACGCCGTGTTTGACCACGACGGCACCATCAGTACCCTGCGCCACGGCTGGGAAGCCATCATGGAGCCCGTCATGATGAAGGCAATCCTGGGCGATTCGTACGACACGATCGACGCCGCAGGCTTCAAAAAAGTACAGCGCGAAACGCAGGAGTTTATCCATAAAACCACGGGTATCCAGACCATTTATCAGATGGAAGGTCTGGTCAACATGGTGCGGGAAGCGGGCTACGTGCCTGAAGACCAAATTTTGGATAAGTTTCAATACAAGCAGATTTACAACGACGCCCTGATGGAATTGGTGAACCAACGCATGGCCAAATTGCAGGCGGGGGAGTTGGATTGGGAAGACTATACCATGAAGGGGGCCGTTGCGTTTTTGCATGAGTTGAAAGCGCGCGGCGTAGTGATGTATCTCGCCAGCGGTACTGACGTAGACGATGTACGCCACGAAGCCACGGTTCTGGGCTATGCAGATTTGTTCGACGGCGGTATTTACGGAGCCTTGCGCGAATACACCAAGTTTTCCAAAAAGATGATCATTGAACGAATCATCCGCGATAATAACCTGAATGGCAACGAATTGGCCGTATTCGGCGACGGTCCCGATGAGATCCGCGAAGGACGTCGTTCGGGCGGTATCTCGATCGGTATCACGAGCAACGAAATACAACGTCACGGTCACAATTTCGACAAACGCCCGCGCTTGGTCAAAGCCGGTGCGCAGTTGATCATTCCTGATTTCTCGCAGTATCGAAAATTGGTGAGCTTGCTGTTTAAAGAAGAAGCGATTTCGGCAACTGTGTAATGAATGGGCAGACGCAAGGCCTGCCCCTACGGAATAATTGCCATTGTAGGGGCGGGGCCGCAGCGGCGGACCGCTTGCCTCCGCCCTCTTTTATCCGCCCTCTGCCAAATGTAAAAAATCGATCAAAATCAGCGTTCCAATTTGTTCAGATGTTAAAAAAAACAACCCTATACTTCTTTGCTGTAGGCATTCTCTCGGCCTCCCTTTTTTCCTGTTCAACTTCCACCAAAGAGCCCGTTGATTACGTCGACCCGTTCATCGGCACAGATTTCTTCGGCCATACCTTCCCGGGCGCTACGCTTCCCTACGGCATGGTGCAACTCAGTCCCGACCACGACGTCAACGGCTGGACGTATGCGGCCGGCTATGCCTATCCCGACAGTTCTATCATCGGATTCAGCCACACGCATTTCAGCGGTGTCGGCATGACGACGGGCGGTGACATTTTGGTCATGCCAACTGTTGGCGATAAAATTCAAACTTCGGCGGGGAGCAAAGACAACCCCGATTCGGGCTATCGTTCGCGCTACGACAAAAAAGACGAAACCGCTTCTCCGGGCTATTATTCTGTGTTGCTGAAAGATACCAAAATCAAAGCTGAACTCACCGCCACCAAGCGCGTGGGCGTACACCGGTATACCTTCCCCGAGTCGCGCAAATCCACTATTTTACTGGACATCGGCCACGAGATCGGCGGCAATGCCACGAGCGGCGAGTCGTTAGTAAAGATGATCAATGATTCCACCCTCGAAGGCTACAAAGACGCCAACGGAACGATGGTCTATTTTGTGGCGAAATTCAGTCGCCCGTTTGAATACTACGGCACATGGGACAATGATTACATCACCCCCGAATCGTCGGAAGGCTATTGGCCGTATAAAAACGAAGAAAAAGGACTGAATGTAGGCTTTTTTGTAGGTTACAAAACCCAAAAAGACGACCAAGTGACGGTCAAAGTGGCGATTTCGCACGTCAGCGTAGAAGGTGCCAGGAAAAACTTACAGGCCGAAGTTTCTCATTGGGATTTTGACAAAGTGAAAAACGATGCCCGCAATACGTGGAATGAAGAACTCAAACGCGTAGCGGTCAAAGGCAACGATGAAGCCCAAAAACAGGTTTTTTACACCGCTTTTTACCGAAGCTTATTGGCCCAATACATCGGGCAGGACGTGGACGGGCAATACATGGGCATGGACAAAAAAGTACACACGGCCCTCAACTACGACTTCTATCCTTCGTTTTCGTGTTGGGACACCTACCGCACCCAACACCCGTTATTGACACTGGTAGCCCCCGACCACGTCAACGATTTTGTCAAATCCATTGCCGCCAAAACCACCGAATTCGGCTGGCTTCCTGCGCAACATTTCCGCAATACCTACCGCCCCAGCATGGTCGGCGACCACCTGATTCCCGTCATTGTGGATGCGTACTTTAAAGGCTACCGCGATTGGGACATGGAAGGGTTATA
Above is a window of Runella slithyformis DSM 19594 DNA encoding:
- a CDS encoding HAD-IB family phosphatase; the protein is MNSVTVIIPTLNEGTTIANVIRKARNCVHVAEVIVIDDQSYDNTVEAAILSGATAFTSTQLGKGASMRDGLMMAKTDIIVYLDADIPTYPENIVDLLIGPILKNEADFVKSYFDRQAGRVTELVAKPLLSILFPALTHFKQPLSGIIAGRKSFFQKIDFENDYGVDIGILLDMYRLETRIDEVSIGTVENKMKPWQELGKMSREVTKAILSRANKVTEPSMENLENINVIRREMSDAIKESLVGLRKMVVFDMDNTILRSSFIHTAADALGFRKELWQIVAEQTNPVVRTKQIARLLHGKTFGEIIEVVKSIPVVSDFGEIVMELKRKGFITGIISDSYTCVTNHLKNLFGLDFTFANELEFSKSVATGQVNIPSYFFRHSASPCGHDFCKTNALSYLSDTYHVSFENIMAIGDGENDICMIRKSGIGIAFCTKNQILENSADAVLHKPYFRPILQLV
- a CDS encoding sodium:calcium antiporter, with product MLINWILLFIGSLAVLLTAARYFTNAAEGAGQLLKLPAFVTGIFIVGIGTSLPELVTALLSISSGHAEIVAGNLIGANISNIFLIVGFTALLNRRTIDLGKRYLMIDLHYLLGSALVFYLFLHDGILTWKEGAFLIAIFLIYSLYLLKAGNEDELEEISEKPASWGKVLPILGLAGVGIYFGADYTVLSITKIAEILAIPPSIIALTVLSLGTTLPELAVNYFSVKQGKASLAIGNVMGSCIFNLLIIPGVASWVGNLTAGGQILSLALPILVAASVFFYLLAQDKRISTWEGALFLVLYFIVMFKTSGLI
- the nhaD gene encoding sodium:proton antiporter NhaD; protein product: MIIAIVTIFIVGYILITLEHSIHLNKTATALLTGVVCWAIYALGTVDTHHTAEQLSHHLADIAEIAFFLLGAMTIVEIIDAHQGFGVITERIHTKDTRMLLWIISILTFFLSAVLDNLTTSIVMVSLLRKIIKDDEMRRFFAGIVIIAANAGGAWSPLGDVTTTMLWIGGQISAVNVMKTLFIPSLVSLIVPLLYLTFTLKGSIQPPRTSKKGLVENLSSFERNLIFIVGLGMLLFVPVFKTVTHLPPYMGILLALGVVWAVSEIIHSQKDEEDRKPFTASYALSKIDTSSILFFMGILLAIGVLEVTHVLNDLAGWMNDTIGNLDVIVFIIGIASAVIDNVPLVAASMGMYDLATYPQDHRIWEFLAYCAGTGGSMLIIGSAAGVAVMGMERISFFWYLKRISLLALIGYVAGALVFLFV
- a CDS encoding PfkB family carbohydrate kinase, whose product is MKYLISERIALSSPIGVFTYTLDRYSNFLFMDTPQIKSILEKIKTVKVAVYGDFCLDAYWIMDSRKSEISIETGLQAEAVEKHYYSPGGAANVVANLSALEPAQITVIGVVGDDIHGRELTAQLQKLGADTRSLFIQKEHFQTYAYLKRYIEGVEEPRIDFGVYNKRSEEINARILVGLTNALETHDAVIFNQQVVGSITNDSFIEKANALFEQYSDKIILVDSRHFNDRFSNVYRKVNDVEAAHLNGVQVEPRTMLPRATVLEYGQSLFAQSQKPVFVTCGARGITAFDAGGYYEHLGLQLTAQLDTVGAGDTVISAITLCLAAGISPNHAAQFANFAAAVTVQKLFITGTANGEEILAVSQDPNYIYQADLAENPRQAVYLPDSETELCDPSVLDKLGHIKYAVFDHDGTISTLRHGWEAIMEPVMMKAILGDSYDTIDAAGFKKVQRETQEFIHKTTGIQTIYQMEGLVNMVREAGYVPEDQILDKFQYKQIYNDALMELVNQRMAKLQAGELDWEDYTMKGAVAFLHELKARGVVMYLASGTDVDDVRHEATVLGYADLFDGGIYGALREYTKFSKKMIIERIIRDNNLNGNELAVFGDGPDEIREGRRSGGISIGITSNEIQRHGHNFDKRPRLVKAGAQLIIPDFSQYRKLVSLLFKEEAISATV
- the amaB gene encoding L-piperidine-6-carboxylate dehydrogenase, with translation MQAILEALRISGINHGISTGLASWEGQGEELSSFSPVDGQLIGKVRAASREDYDTVVGQAQEAFKTWRLVPAPKRGDIVRQMGDQLRKYKTELGTLVSYEMGKSLQEGLGEVQEMIDICDFAVGLSRQLYGLTMHSERPSHRMYEQWHPLGIVGIISAFNFPVAVWSWNSMIAWVCGDVCVWKPSEKTPLTAIACQHIIQEVLKANDVPEGVSGLVVGAREVGEWLSNDERVPLVSATGSTRMGKAVGQAVGARLGRSLLELGGNNAIIISQHADLPLAIPAIVFGAVGTAGQRCTSTRRLIIHESIYEDVKQRLIKAYGQLRIGNPLEADVHVGPLIDTSAVKSYQTAVNEVRIAGGTFAVEPAVLTGEAFASGCYVQPCVAEVENHWPIVQYETFAPILYLLKYHTIEEAISLQNAVPQGLSSAIFTLNLRESELFLSQAGSDCGIANVNIGTSGAEIGGAFGGEKETGGGRESGSDAWRAYMRRQTNTINYGTTLPLAQGIKFEL
- a CDS encoding GH92 family glycosyl hydrolase gives rise to the protein MLKKTTLYFFAVGILSASLFSCSTSTKEPVDYVDPFIGTDFFGHTFPGATLPYGMVQLSPDHDVNGWTYAAGYAYPDSSIIGFSHTHFSGVGMTTGGDILVMPTVGDKIQTSAGSKDNPDSGYRSRYDKKDETASPGYYSVLLKDTKIKAELTATKRVGVHRYTFPESRKSTILLDIGHEIGGNATSGESLVKMINDSTLEGYKDANGTMVYFVAKFSRPFEYYGTWDNDYITPESSEGYWPYKNEEKGLNVGFFVGYKTQKDDQVTVKVAISHVSVEGARKNLQAEVSHWDFDKVKNDARNTWNEELKRVAVKGNDEAQKQVFYTAFYRSLLAQYIGQDVDGQYMGMDKKVHTALNYDFYPSFSCWDTYRTQHPLLTLVAPDHVNDFVKSIAAKTTEFGWLPAQHFRNTYRPSMVGDHLIPVIVDAYFKGYRDWDMEGLYAAMRRKALESPPADIPASAGRAGLADYIRLGYAPADRTTESVPNTMELAYDDWCIARLAEALGKKEDAELFYKRAQNYKNVFDASTMFMRPRRENGAWLEAIGTNQQAIDSVGAHHYYRYFDPLLVGRRPNRHYTESNAWQYLWSVQHDPAGLIQLLGGNQSFTQRLDTFFAMDASISTPKYVGVVGTIGQYVHGNQPSHHVAYLYNYAGAPWKTQYWAREIMERFYRTGPGGLCGNEDMGSLSSWYLLSSMGIYPVAPGSTQYTIGSPVFEEIAFNVGKDKTFKITAPNTSSKNRYIQSATLNGNPFDRSWIDHSEIMAGGELVFVMGPEPNKAWAAGKDAAPYSQTKQSLASRE